The following DNA comes from Sphingorhabdus sp. M41.
CGCGATCATGCTGGTTGGTTCGCTCGGTTGCGTGGCCGGCTCAAAGCGGCTGGCGGTCTATACCGCTGCCAAGGCCTATACGCAGATATTGGCCGAAGGGCTGTGGGCAGAACTGACTCCGCTGGGCGTGGATGTTGCGGCTTTGCTGATCGGACGTACCCGCACACCCGCGTTGGAACGTTCCGAAGTTGGCAATGATGGCGAGATGGCGGTTGCCGAGACCGATGACGTGGCCGACTTTGCGATCGAAAATCTTCAGAATGGCCCGGTCATCGTGCCGCCTGAACTACAGCAGGCCTTTGACGGCTTGCGCTCGATGCCGCGTCGAAAGGCAGTCGAAATCATGACCCGTTCGCTCGAGCCACAAACGACCAACGAAAAGTGACTTTGGCCGCGCATCGCTGGATATCCGGGAAATAGAATGATTGATCCTCAACGTCATGGACCTTGGGCAGTTATCGCCGGTGCTTCCGAAGGCACCGGAAAGGCTTTCGCCAAGGCATTGGCCCGTGCGGGCATCGGTTCGATCCTGATTGCCCGGCGGGAAAAGCCACTGTCTGACCTTGCTGCCGAGATCGCAGATGAGACCGGCATTGAATGCATCTGCGCAGCGATCGATCTCTATGCGCCGGACACTGCCGATCATATTATCAAGACCGCCGGCGATCGCGAAATCGGCCTGTTCATCGTCAATGCGGGCGGGGATCCCGAAGGGAAGAATTTTCTCGATCTTCCGGTCGAGAACTGGATTGACCAAGTCAACCGCGGGGTGCTGGCACCGCTGCAATGCTGCCAGCATTTCGGCACGCAAATGACGGCCCGCGGAAAAGGCGGCATTATACTCGTAGGGTCCGGCGCCTGCTGGGGCGGTGCTGCAAACATGGCCGCCTATTCGGGGATAAAGTCCTTCATGCTGAATTTTGCCGAAGGCCTTTGGGCCGAATTGCAGCCGAAGGGAGTGGACGTGCTTTACGCCGCTCTGGGCACGACTGATACACCGGAACTTCGCCGCTTCATGGCAGCAAAAAATCTTCCGTTGCCTGACGATCTTGCTGATCCGGAAGCGGTCGCTGTCCGGCTATTCGACGAAATCGGCAATGGCCCCGTTCTCATATGGGGACAGGCTGATGATGAAGCGGGCCGTTTGCCGATGTCGGCAGCCGGGAGGCGCACGAGAACATTGGCGATTGGTCAGGCAACCAAGAGGATTTTCGGGAAATGAATGACGAGGGACTGGGGGCATTGCTGGCCAGGGAAGAAATAGGCCAGCAGATTTACAACTATTGTCGCGCCGTCGATCGGCTCGATGCCGCGCTTGGCTATGCTGTCTGGCATGAGGATGGTACGGCTGACTACGGAGAAGCTGTCTATCAAGGCACTGGTCACGGCTTCATTGATTTCGTCATCGCCGCTCATGGTCAGATGCTCGCCCATTCCCACCAGGTTACCAATGTCATCATCGAACTGGATGGTGATATGGCGGCGAGCGAGGCTTATCATTTCGCCAATCTGCGGATGGAACGCGACGGGCAACTTATCGAAATGCGCGTGTGCGGCCGCTATCTCGATCGCTGGTCGCGGCGGGATGGCCGCTGGGCGATCGATCACCGGCTCACCATAAGGGATTTTGATTCCGCCGGGCCAGTCATGGCAATGAGCCAATCCACCTTGGGTTCGCGCGATTTGAGCGATCCTTCCTATGAATTTCTGGAGCAAAATAGATGAAAGCTGCTTTCATACAGAATGGCGCTGTCGAGGTAGGCACGCTCGATGACCCGATCCCCGGCAAAGGCCACGCCCTGGTCCGTACGCATCGTTGCGGCCTTTGTGCGTCAGAAGCCCATTTTCTGCATGCCGGTCAGAATGTGATCGATCTTTCACAGAAGTTTGGCGGACCATATTCAGCATTGGATCCGCTAGTGCCGTTTGTCCCCGGCCACGAATATGTCGGCGAAGTCGTGGATTATGGGCCGGGTAGCAAGCGCACGGTTAAGCCCGGACGGCGGGTAACCTCGCTGCCGATCATGCGCCAGTCGGGATCGCATTCCGTAATCGGATTCAACAATGCCTGCCCCGGCGGCTTCGGCGAATATATGCTGCTCGACGAGGATATGCTCAGCGAAATACCGGACGGGCTGGACGATAATCTCGCAGCGATGACCGAACCGCTTGCTGTCGGTCTTGAACATGCGCGGCGCGGTTTGCCGACAAAGGAAGATTGTGCGCTGGTAATCGGCTGCGGGGCTATTGGTCTTGGCGTGATTGCCGGCCTTAAACTGGCCGGGATCGCGCCGATCGTCGCCACCGACTATCACGCGGACCGTCGTGCACTTGCTTTGGCCATGGGTGCCGATCTCGCGCTCGATCCGCGTGAAATTTCACCTTATGAACCGTTGGCCGATCTTGGTGGGCGACAGGTCAGTCTCGTTTATGAATGTGTCGGCCTGCCAGGACTGCTGCAGCAGATGATCCAGTCCGTGGCCTTTGGCGCGCGAATCGTTGTCGGCGGTTATTGCATGGAGCCGGAGGAACTGTTCGTCTTTGCCGCCCAGAACAAACGGCTGACGGTTCAGTTTGCCGGTGGCGAGGAACCGCAAGACATGGACCTGGCCTTGCGCTCTATTGCTGACGGCAAAATCGATGTGGCCCCATGGATCGGAGCAACGATCGGGCTGTCCGGGGTGGCCGATGCCCTCGCCAACATGTCCTCTGAGGGCGCGCCAGTCCGCACGATTGTCGATCCGCGCCTGCTTTGAGGCTGCCAGCATGAATCGTCTCGGAATTGAAATGCTCAGCTTCCACGGGCTTCCGATACTCGAACAGGTTGGTCTTGCCGCTCGGCTGGGTTGCGCGCACATCTCCAGCGGCCTGACACAATTGCCGGAGCCGTTTAATCCGTTCGGCTTTCCCGACTGGTCGCTGCGGGATGATCCGCAATTGCGGCGGGAGATGATCGCTGCCCCGCGCGATCACGAAGTCAGCATCTCTCTCGGTGAAGGCTTCGGCATTCGTCCGCAGATCAATGTTGCCCAGCGCGAACGCGACGTGGATATCATGGCCGAACTTGGCGCACGCGGTTTGGGAGCCGTTTGCATGGAGCCGGACAATGTCCGGGCCATAGAGGAATTGGCTTTGCTGACGGAAATGGCCGCAGCGCGCGATATGCTGGTGACACTCGAATTCGGGCCTGGCCTGGCTATCGCCAATTGCGGGCAGGCGCTGGCGGCTTTGCGGGCGGTCGATATGCCCAATTTCAAGCTGCTGATCGACTCGATGCATTTCTTTCGTTCCGGCGGGACAGTGGCGGAAATTGCTGCCGTAGATCCAACGCAGATCGGTTATGTCCAGCTTTGCGATGTACCGTTGATGTCCGCTCTGCCAAGTTACATGGACGAGGCGATGAATGCGCGGCTGGCACCGGGGGCGGGCGAATTGCCGCTAGCGGAATTTGTGGCCGTGCTGCCGCATGATATCCCGTTTGGCCTGGAAATACCGAATATCGCATTGGCCGGCGCTGTTCCAGATCCGGCAGAGCGGCTGCAGCCAGCCGTTGTTGCTGCCAGAAACCTTTTGAAAATAGGAGAATAAGATGATTGCAGGCGGACGTTTCGGGACGAATGATCTGGAAAGAGCAAAGCCATTTTATGATGCAATTGCTGAGTTAACAGGGGCAAAACTGGTGATGGAACGCCCCGATTTGCTGGCCTATCAGGCCGAAGGTAGCTCCATATTCCTGATCGGGCGGCCCTTTGCCGGTGGAGCGTCAGCGGGCAATGGCAATCAGCTTACAATCGAAGCCAAAAGCCGTGAGATGGTCGATGCCGTCCATGCAAAAGCGATCGAACTGGGCGGAGCGGACGAGGGTAGGCCGGGTATCCGCGGCGATGATCCGGACGGATTTTACGGTGCCTATTTCCGTGATCTTGATGGCAATAAATGGGTTATCTATCGTTTCGGGCCTGCTTAGGCGTCTGCCCGGAGAAGAAACCTAAAGCAGGGAGCCGCCGTCGACCGGATAGACTTGCCCGGTGACAAAGCCGGCGTTGTTCGACGCCAGCCAGACAACCAGCGAGGCGACTTCTTCCGGCATCGCCATCGGTCGCCCGACAACGGTTGTTCGGGCTCGCTTCGCGGCATCCTCCGGACTGGTTCCCTTGAACAGCTTAGCGAAAAAGTCACCGCGAAAACGGCTACCGCTGCTGAATGCTTCCGGGTCGCTCGACATGGTGCCATAAGGCGCTACGCAATTGACGCGTATCCCGTGTTGGCCGACCTCTTTCGCAAGAATCTTGGTAAAGCCGTGCACCGCCGCCTTCATCGCGGAATAAAGCGGCAGCATATAGTCGCCGACAATCCCGGCAGTCGACCCGATATTGACGATCGCCCCGGTCTTCCGTTCAATCATTGCCGGAAGAACGGCATGGGTCATTCGCAATAAAGTCCCGAAATTCAGGTCGATGTCGCCCTGCCAGGTATCCGGGTCGGAATCGGCGAAGAAACCGGCACCGACATTGCCACCAACATTGTTGACGAGAATATCGACCGGGCCGATTTTTTCGGCCTCTACAAGGATTTTTCGAGCTGCGTCTTTTTCCAGCATGTCGACTGCCAGGAATATGATCTTTCCGCCGCCGGAGACTTTTGCCGTTTCGACCAGTCTCGTCCCCGCGTCTTCATCTCTGCCGACAGCCAGCACATTGGCACCTTCCTGGACAAAGGCGAGGGCGATGGAGCGGCCGATATTGGCGGTGGCTCCGGTGACAATCACGGTCTTGCCTGACAGGTCCATGTCCATGATCAGCGGTCCGCCGGCGCACAGATGATTGGCAATCGCATTCTGCTTTGTGCGTGTTTCGCTTCGTCCGGTCCCTGCACTTCCTGAGCTTGGGCGGCATGAGCAAAGCTGAGTGCCAGACTCATAAGATTGGTCTGCTTGGGATCATGCGTGGCAAGCGGTGTCTTGTCGAGAAAATCGAGTGTTTCCTCCAGACGAGGAGCGAAGGCATTGTAGAATTTCTGGCGATCACCGGCTGGTACGGAACCCCGCAACATATCGCGCGCGGACGCATCGGGGACGGCCCAAATCTCAACAAATTCAGACAGTTCCTCAAAGCCTTCAGGCAAGAGCGCGCTCATGTGTCTTTCGCCTCATTGCGATAGGTCTCGACCATTTCTTCCACTATATTGAACAGGTGGCGACAGAGCGCTTCCTGTGTCTGCATGTGAATATGCGTCAACGCGCCGCTGGATAGTCCGCGCTGGCCCGCTTCGATGACATGGACATCCTCGCTGTGAACATCACGCGCCGTGACCATCAATGCCTCGCGGCCAAAACGTTCGCTGGCATTGGCATCGTCATCGACCCAGTAAAGCCGGATTACGCCGCGCGATTTTTCGGCGCTGATCGGGTAGACTATATGGACGAAATTCTGCAGCGGGGTGCCCAGCATGAAGAAGCTGGGGAAAAGGGCAAAATATTTGCGACCATAGGGCGTGTCGAGCAGCCCTTTTTCGGCTGCGTTCGGAACAAGTCGAGCAAAAGCGGTACTCAGGAATGGCGCCGGGTCGGGATTGGGATTGGTCCAGATTGTCTGGGTCCGGTGCGGTCCGATAAAATCGAATTCTTTCGGGTAGCCAAAGGGATTGTCTGGCGCGCAGGCCGACTGGCCGCTGCGCGGATGGATGAAGCGCAGATGATAATTTTCCTGGAAATTGTCATAGGTCAATTTCCAGTTGGCATCGATTTCGTAGCTATATTCACTGAAGGTTGTGGCGCGGGCGACCGGCAAGGTTTCCATCTGCTCTGCAAGCGGCCCTAACCAGTCCCGCAGCGGCGGCGGATCATCGCCGAGATATACGAAGATCAAGCCTGCGCATATATCGATGGCGACTTGTTTGAGGGCACAATCCTCCTTGTCCAGATTAAACTGCTCGAAGTCGGGCGCCGAGACAAGCTCGCCATCGGAACCAAAAGTCCACATATGATAGGGACAGGAAAATCGGCTGCGCTTACCCTGTGCTTCTTCCACCAACTGCGTGCCGCGATGGGTACAGACATTGTGAAAGGCGCGCAGCGTGCCGTCTTTGGAACGGACGATCAGCAACGATGCCCGAAGAACTTCCAGCTCACGTCGGATGAAACTGCCTGAATCGGGCAGTTCGCAAACATGGCCGATACACTGCCAGCTGCGCCGGAATATGGCTTCGCGTTCGAGTTCGAACCATTCGGGATCATAATAAGGCTTGGCCGGGATCGGCCGAGTTCCCAAAAACTTGACGCTATCCCGGGATATCGGAGTGAATTTCAATTGTTCTACATTCACAGAGCGGCTCTCCGTATAGATTTCCATACCCCGTCGCAGCGAATGACAGCGACGGGGATCTGTCTGTCAAATCCTTCACGTGAGATTTGAATGTCTATCAGGCGGCCCTGGCGTGATGAAGCATCTCGGCGTCGGATGTTTCTGGCTGTTCAACGCAAGATGCAACCGCGTCCTGAAGAAGGGCTGTCATGGCTTCGATATCGGTATTTTCACCCGGCTCGTAAACAATTCCGAGCGCCATCGGTCGTGCCATTCCAGGCCCCTTGACCAGCACTGCGCAAACATCGGCGATCGAACCGAAGCCCATCTTCCCATGTACATGTCCGCAATCCCGAGCGCGTTCGACCGTTTCGACCATTTCCGGGAAGCAGAATTGTTTGTCTTCCGAAGCTTCGGCATTGAGCCGGCGGATCATGCCGTCGCGCCGTTGTTTCTCGACTGTAGAGAGTAGCAGCCAGCCAACCGCGCTTTCGGAAAGGCTTTCCTGCATGCCACCATAAATCCCCTTCTCGGTGGATGCCTTCAGGGGCGGTTCGCCATTATGCCAGCAGAAAATTTGTGCCTCCAGACCGACCATGCCGAACACTCCGACGGAAAGACTGGTCTGGGTTGCCAGTTTGTCAACGAGACTGCCGAGGCGTCCATCGCGTACAAAATCCGGCTGGGTTGTCGATCCGAGCATCGCAGCGCGCGGCGTAAGTGTATAGGAACGCGTAGCAAGATCTTTGTAGAGAAGACCCAGATCAACCAGTGTGGAAAGCAGCTCCGAAGTGCTGGATTGCGGCCGGTCATAGCGGCGGACGATATCCATAACCGTCGCGGTCGGATGGTCGAAATCAAAGTAATCCAAAACCTCGATCACGCGTTTTGCAATTTTTGCTTTGTTTGAAACAGCGGCCTGCATGCGATTCTCTCCTACTTCTTATTTTTTAATGAACAACAATGTTGATTATAGCTGTCCGAGAGTCAACAAAAAAATGAACCTGCTTCATTTATGCGTCGCGACAGCGATTTTGAACATCGCCAAAACGATGTCTGGATCATTCAGCGGAAAAGTTGCTGGCCACAGTTCAATTGGAATTGTTCTTTGTCACGACGTCCGCCATTGGAGCTTTATGTTCAGCAGCACCGCAGACCATCGGGTTCACCCTTTTTCTCCCTTGAAGGAGCCGGTGTTTCGTAGAATCTGGTCGGCCAGCGTGTTGGGTAATCTGGGGCAGTTAATTCTCGGCGTCGGTGCCGCGTGGGAAATGACCAGACTGACCTCCTCCGCCGCGATGGTGGCCTTGGTCCAGACTGCAATGATGCTGCCGATAATGCTGGCATCGGTGCCGGCTGGTGCGCTCGCCGATATGTTCGACAGGCGCAAGGTCGCAATGACTGGTCTGGCAATCTCCATTGGGTCTGCATCATTTTTGACGGTGCTGGCGATTCTGGGACTAGCGACGCCATGGGTCCTGTTGGGATTCTGTTTCCTGATCGGAATAGGTGTGGCTGTTTACAGTCCGGCATGGTCTGCCTCGATCAATGAGCAGGTAAGTCCGAAGAACCTGCCCGCCGCAGTGGCGCTCGGCACTATCAGCTATAATGTTGCGCGCAGTTTTGGCCCGGCGCTGGGCGGCGTCATCGTTCTTGCCGTGGGCGCCCAGGCGGCGTTCGGGCTGAATGCCCTGTTATATCTTCCGCTTCTGGTGGCCTTTTTCTTCTGGCGCCGGGAGCAGGCGCCGCCGAGACTGCCCCCTGAGGGAATTGGCAGGGCGATCGTTTCCGGCACGCGTTACGTATTCCATTCACCGATGCTCAAGCGAAGCCTCGTCCGGGTGTTTCTTTTCGGACTGACGGGCGCGACAGCGGCGGCGCTAGCGCCGCTGATTGCGCGAGACTTGCTCGGCGGCGATGCGGCGACATACGGGATCTTGCTGGGGGCAAGTGGTGCCGGGGCCGTATTTGGCGCGCTGTTCGTCAGCTCTTTCCGGGAACGTTTCGGAACCGAGCTTGCCAGTCGATTCCTGATGGTGGTTGGTGGTGCCGGGCTGGTCGTCGCCGGATTAAGTACAAGCCTGTTGGTCACATTCATCGCCATGTTTGTAGCCGGTGCCGCCAATATACTGGTCATAGCGCTGTACAATGTAACGATTCAGCTTGCCGCTCCCCGTTGGGTACTTGCCCGCGCCTTGTCTTTGTTCGCATCGGCAATGACCGGGGGGATCGCTTTCGGTGCGTGGGGTTGGGGAGTATTTGCAAACATATGGTCGGTGGACCTGGCCGTGATAGCATCGGGCTGCTGCATGGCGCTTCTGCCGCTGATTTCCATCTTGTTGCCGCTTGGCCAGGAATCGCCCGAAAATGCTGAAGCCGTTGCCCTTGATTCGCAACCTGAAATCGGCTTGCCGCTTACACTGCGATCCGGCCCGATTGTGATCGAGATAGATTGCCGAGTGGCGCTGGATGATGCGCGCGATTTCTACAATCAAGCGTTAAAATTACGGCCGTTGCGTTTGCGCAATGGCGGTTACGACTGGTCAATCGCGCGTGATATTGCCGACCCTGTCCTGTGGACCGAACGCTATCATTGCCCGACCTGGGCCGATTATCTGCGGATACGCGATCGACAGACCGCAGCAGATCGCGAAGCGCAAAAGATTGTTGACCAATATTTGATCGAGGGGACACAAAAGATTGTCCGCAGACGCCTTGACCGGCCATTTGGTTCGGTTCGCTGGCGTTCTGAATCCCCCGACCCCAAAGGCGGGGATGCCGATTTCCTGACCCCCTGACCCCTAACCCAGCCGTTGCGCGGTCTGATTTGTCATCGCCAACACGATCAATGCTGCATCGGGACAATTTGCAGGTGACCTTTCTGTTCAAAGCGCGGCAAGTTTGCGCAAAGGGCAATCATTTGAAGCCCACGAACTAGAGGATGTACACATGAGATTACTGGCGCTTCGGCGGACAATGTTTGTTTCGCTGCTTTGTACAACATCGTTGCAGCCCGCGCTTGCGCAGGAAGATCGCGACGCGGTCGAGCAGGAGAATGACGGCATCATTGTTGTCACGGCCCAGCGGCGTGAGGAAGCATCGGTCGACGTCCCGATCAGTATCACGTTGCTCGATAACAAGCGTCTCGATGCAGCGGGCGTGCGGGAACTTTCGGATATTGCGAAACTGACCCCGTCCTTGCGTTTTGATTCCCAGGGGCCGGCGGTTCAACCGACCATTCGCGGTGTCGGCACTGCCATTACAACTTCCGGTGGCGGACCGAATGTCGGCATATATGTCGATGGCTTCTTTCAATCGAACACCTATGTCTCGGATTTCGATTTGCTCAAGGTCGACAATATACAGGTGCTGAAGGGGCCGCAGGGAACTTTGTTCGGCCGGAATACGACCGGCGGTGCGATCCTGGTGACGACCGCAGAGCCGTCTTTCGAAACGGCGGCCGAAGTCAAGGCGGGCTATGGCCGCTACAATGCAGTGACGCTTCAGGCCTATGGTACCACAGGGCTAAGCGATACGATCGCCATGGATATTGAGGGACAGTTCCGCAGAGGGGATGGTTATTTCACCGATCTTGCCAGCGGTGACAACGAGATTGGAAATTTCCAGAACTGGTCAGTGCGGACCGGCATCAAGGCAGAATTGTCCGATGCAGTTTCAATCTTGCTGCGCTACACGCATACGGAATCGCGTGATCCAACCACGCAGCTCGTCAACGCTTTCGTTGACCAGACCGGTGAGGCCGGTTTTCTGTCGCAGGTTTCTGCCGCCGGTCAGGCAATATATGGCGCGAACAGTTCACAGGGATTGCCGCTGGTATATTATTTCGCTCCGCAAGGCAGCTTTGCGACAAAACCCGGCGAGACTATGCTCAATCCGCCACAAAGTTTTCGGACCAACAGCGATACCGCGCAGATAACCCTGAGCGCTGATCTGGGCTTTGCCGAGCTGACATCCTATTCCCAGTATCGCGACGACCAGTCACCCTATTTTGGTGATCTGGATGCCACAGCGCTCCCGTTTTTCAACATTTTCGTGGGCGTCGATGATGAAACCTGGTCGCAGGAATTCCTGCTCAATTCCAAGCCGGGTGGACGTCTGCAATGGACGGCAGGCCTGAACTATTTCCGGATAAGGGACACGTGGGATGTCGACGCGTCCTTCGGCCTGGCACCCTTTTTCGATTTTGGCGGATCCAGTACGACAACAACATCCTATGCGGCTTTTCTGGATGTAACATACGAACTGACCGACCGGCTTTTCCTGACGGCCGGGGGGCGTTACAGCCATGATATTGTGGACGATTCCTATTTTACGGCCAATCCGTTCACCACGAGCTATATCGGTCCAAACGGGGAAACCGTGCCCTTTACCGGTGCTCCCGGAACCCGGATCCCGGTTGACAAGCTCAAGAATGACAGCTTCACCCCGCGCGCTGTCATCCGGTTCAAGCCCGATGACGAATCAAGCCTTTATGCCTCCTATACCCGCGGATACAAGGCAGGCATTCTCAACGTCGGTGGCCTTTCGCAGCAGCCGGTCGAGCCCGAGGAAATTGATGCCTTCGAATTGGGTTACAAATATGCCGGCAGCCGTCTTTCCGTGGATCTCGCTGGCTTCTTTTATGACTATAAGAATTTGCAGGTATCGAGTTTCCAAAATGGTGCAGCACAAATCCGCAATGCCGCAACTTCGGAAATTTATGGTCTGGAGGGGCAGGTGCAATTTCGCGCCACCGATGCCTTCAATATCTTCGCCGGGGCTTCCTGGACGCATGCACGGTACAAATCCTTCACCAACGCGCCATTTTACAGCTTTTGCGATCCCGCAGCTGCCGCGCTGACGCCTTTGTGGTGCGTGCCGCAGTCATTGGGGGGCTTTGGCCCCGGGGCACTGGTCCAGACGACCACAGATGCTTCGGGATTCAAGATGCAACGTGCGCCTGAATTCACCGGCAATCTGGGTGCGAGCTATGCAGTCGATCTCGGCGATAGCGGTGGTCTGACCTTCTCCGGAAACCTCTATTATACCTCATCCTTCTTTTTCGATCCCGAGCAGCAATTTCGGCAAAAGGGATATGAACTCCTGTCGCTGCGAGCAGAATGGAAAGATGCGACAGACCGGTTCTCGGTCTCTGTGTTCGGCGATAACGTGACCAACAGCAGCTATCAGTCGCAGGTGTTGTTCAATACCCTGGGTATTGGCAGTGTCTGGGCCAGCCCTGGAACATGGGGCATTTCCGCCGGGTTCAAATATTAGCGGGGTGATGGTGGGAAAACAGAGATGGGCGTGCGACAACCATTGAAAATAATCCAATGGGCCACGGGCAATATCGGTGGACGTTCCCTGCGGGCCGTTATCGAGCATCCCGGACTGGCGCTGGTCGGTGTCTGGGTCAGTTCGGCAGAAAAGGTCGGTCGCGATGCTGCGGCGCTTTGCGGGCTCGAAGCCGCAACGGGTATCGTCTCGACAAATTCCGCATCGGAGCTGATCGCGCAGGACGCAGATTGTGTGCTCTATATGCGCCAAGGCACGGATATCGATGAGCTTTGCCAGTTGCTTGCCTCCGGAAAGAATGTGGTGACCACCAGGGGAGATTTTCATCACCCGCCGTTCATGGACGAAGAGGCCAGAAACAAGATCGAACAGGCTTGCCGCGAAGGCGACGCATCGATTTACAGCACGGGTTCCAGTCCCGGCTTCGTCACCGAAGCTCTTGCAATTCCGTTACTGTCACTGTCGCGCCGGCTCGATTGTCTGACAATCGACGAATTTGCCGACGTCGGTTCGCGCAATTCGCCGCAGCTGTTGTTCGAAGTCATGGGATTTGGAAAGCCGATGAGCGCGTTCAATCAAGCCGCAGCTGATTTCGTAAAACAGGATTTCGCCGCTTCGCTGGCGCAGATCGCCGAGGCCAGTGGAATCCATATCGACCGCTGGGAAGCGCATGGCGAATATTCTCCCGCCAGCGAAACCGTCAACATAGCCGCCGGAACGATTGAAAAGGGGAATATCGCCGCCCAGCGCATCACCATTTCAGGCATTTCCGCCGATCGGGTGCGTTTTCGTTTCCGGGCCAACTGGTATGCTTCGGATCGCATTGAAAATGGCGATTGGGACCTGCGCGAATCCGGCTGGCGAATATGCGTTGATGGCGACACGCCGCTCGACGTGATGATTTCCTTCCCGGTTGCGCCAGCAGATTATGCGGCTTTTACGCCGGGACTGACGGCCCATCGCGCAGTCAACGCCGTGCCAGCCCTATGCGCCGCTCCGGCCGGCATTCGCACCACCGCCGATTTGCCGCAAGTCGTCGGGCAATTTGCCTGACCATGTTTGAAGAAGAGGAGGTTGGTCTGAACCAGCAACTAGCGGGTAAAGTGGCTCTGGTGACCGGGGCATCGTCGGGCATCGGCGAAATGGCGGCGCGAGCACTGGCTGCTGCTGGAGCCGAGGTTGTGGTGGCTGCCCGGCGGGCAGACAAGCTTGCTGTGCTGGCCAGCGAGATTGCCGATAGCGGAGGCAAGGTCTTTGTCGTCGCGGGTGACGTATCTCGAGAAGCAGACGCATTGCGGATGGTCGCGGATAGCATCGAAAAATTCGGGCGGATCGATATTCTTGTCAATTCGGCCGGGATCATCGAGGCCGGCGGACTGGAGAGCCTGTCAATCGACCAGTGGCAGCGGGTGATAGATATCAATCTGATGGGGACAATATATATTTGCAAGGCCGCTCTGCCGCAGATGAAGGCGCAGGGCGAGGGCGACATCATCAACATCTCCTCCACCGCTGGCCGCCGGGCGGCAGGATTGATGGGAGCCTATTCGACAAGCAAGTTCGGCCTGACCGGGTTCACCGAGGGCCTGCGTCAGGAAATGGGTGGATATGGTGTGCGCGTTTCGATCATCGAACCGGGCGCGACCGAAACAGAAGTGGCCGAAGGGATCTCGGACCCGGAGATGCGCGATGCCATGCGCCACCATGTGGCGCGCGCGGGCGTGATGCAGCCTTCCGATATCGCCGACGCCATAATGTTCATCATTGGCCTGCCGCGCCGCGCCAATGTTTCCCAAATCCTCATCCGCCCGACTGACGACACGGCTCCGATGTAGCTGCGTGATCGAAAAAGAGAAAGAAGATGAACCCGTCAATCAGCGCTAA
Coding sequences within:
- a CDS encoding NAD(P)H-dependent amine dehydrogenase family protein encodes the protein MGVRQPLKIIQWATGNIGGRSLRAVIEHPGLALVGVWVSSAEKVGRDAAALCGLEAATGIVSTNSASELIAQDADCVLYMRQGTDIDELCQLLASGKNVVTTRGDFHHPPFMDEEARNKIEQACREGDASIYSTGSSPGFVTEALAIPLLSLSRRLDCLTIDEFADVGSRNSPQLLFEVMGFGKPMSAFNQAAADFVKQDFAASLAQIAEASGIHIDRWEAHGEYSPASETVNIAAGTIEKGNIAAQRITISGISADRVRFRFRANWYASDRIENGDWDLRESGWRICVDGDTPLDVMISFPVAPADYAAFTPGLTAHRAVNAVPALCAAPAGIRTTADLPQVVGQFA
- a CDS encoding SDR family oxidoreductase, which gives rise to MFEEEEVGLNQQLAGKVALVTGASSGIGEMAARALAAAGAEVVVAARRADKLAVLASEIADSGGKVFVVAGDVSREADALRMVADSIEKFGRIDILVNSAGIIEAGGLESLSIDQWQRVIDINLMGTIYICKAALPQMKAQGEGDIINISSTAGRRAAGLMGAYSTSKFGLTGFTEGLRQEMGGYGVRVSIIEPGATETEVAEGISDPEMRDAMRHHVARAGVMQPSDIADAIMFIIGLPRRANVSQILIRPTDDTAPM
- a CDS encoding TonB-dependent receptor, whose product is MRLLALRRTMFVSLLCTTSLQPALAQEDRDAVEQENDGIIVVTAQRREEASVDVPISITLLDNKRLDAAGVRELSDIAKLTPSLRFDSQGPAVQPTIRGVGTAITTSGGGPNVGIYVDGFFQSNTYVSDFDLLKVDNIQVLKGPQGTLFGRNTTGGAILVTTAEPSFETAAEVKAGYGRYNAVTLQAYGTTGLSDTIAMDIEGQFRRGDGYFTDLASGDNEIGNFQNWSVRTGIKAELSDAVSILLRYTHTESRDPTTQLVNAFVDQTGEAGFLSQVSAAGQAIYGANSSQGLPLVYYFAPQGSFATKPGETMLNPPQSFRTNSDTAQITLSADLGFAELTSYSQYRDDQSPYFGDLDATALPFFNIFVGVDDETWSQEFLLNSKPGGRLQWTAGLNYFRIRDTWDVDASFGLAPFFDFGGSSTTTTSYAAFLDVTYELTDRLFLTAGGRYSHDIVDDSYFTANPFTTSYIGPNGETVPFTGAPGTRIPVDKLKNDSFTPRAVIRFKPDDESSLYASYTRGYKAGILNVGGLSQQPVEPEEIDAFELGYKYAGSRLSVDLAGFFYDYKNLQVSSFQNGAAQIRNAATSEIYGLEGQVQFRATDAFNIFAGASWTHARYKSFTNAPFYSFCDPAAAALTPLWCVPQSLGGFGPGALVQTTTDASGFKMQRAPEFTGNLGASYAVDLGDSGGLTFSGNLYYTSSFFFDPEQQFRQKGYELLSLRAEWKDATDRFSVSVFGDNVTNSSYQSQVLFNTLGIGSVWASPGTWGISAGFKY
- a CDS encoding MFS transporter is translated as MFSSTADHRVHPFSPLKEPVFRRIWSASVLGNLGQLILGVGAAWEMTRLTSSAAMVALVQTAMMLPIMLASVPAGALADMFDRRKVAMTGLAISIGSASFLTVLAILGLATPWVLLGFCFLIGIGVAVYSPAWSASINEQVSPKNLPAAVALGTISYNVARSFGPALGGVIVLAVGAQAAFGLNALLYLPLLVAFFFWRREQAPPRLPPEGIGRAIVSGTRYVFHSPMLKRSLVRVFLFGLTGATAAALAPLIARDLLGGDAATYGILLGASGAGAVFGALFVSSFRERFGTELASRFLMVVGGAGLVVAGLSTSLLVTFIAMFVAGAANILVIALYNVTIQLAAPRWVLARALSLFASAMTGGIAFGAWGWGVFANIWSVDLAVIASGCCMALLPLISILLPLGQESPENAEAVALDSQPEIGLPLTLRSGPIVIEIDCRVALDDARDFYNQALKLRPLRLRNGGYDWSIARDIADPVLWTERYHCPTWADYLRIRDRQTAADREAQKIVDQYLIEGTQKIVRRRLDRPFGSVRWRSESPDPKGGDADFLTP